The Euphorbia lathyris chromosome 8, ddEupLath1.1, whole genome shotgun sequence genome has a window encoding:
- the LOC136203385 gene encoding RNA polymerase sigma factor sigC, translating to MGLGFRLNLKLAFPLHSHFLSNSPSRLSSSSVRGRESCINQTRLSYLSAIIEEAETVSIDPCKTYACASAVQTLENEHSQVEGIKMNVSKRSPGSLNYAVDDAEACMEESFFFPPSNSKDPTLRFSLLLENLTILEELFSDTDRLKLESDILLQLGKLGALNLFNTYLARTLSTTNVDLPTESLGKCKKNGARNDNVNEVIVRTSRKEERKSRRERASSKNGHKFPLSLPSKSSLGKPAFSSAGVSKSKSRRLKIARNEAEMSRGVKVLSDLENIRTTLEEGSGRAVTMSCWAEAAELDVKVLQQQLRYGWYCRDELIRSTRSLVIFLARNYRGMGIALEDLIQAGNLGVLQGAERFDHTRGYRFSTYVQYWIRKSMSKLVALHARGIQIPCALSRAMNQIQKARKSISTSHGRYPDDKEIAECTGLSLARIESASKCLRVVGSIDQKMGECSNVKQMEFIPDTSISNPVEAVTREHMIKDIHNLLRGLDSRERQVLILRYGLTDHQPKSLEEIGKQFGVSKEWVRRLQKKVTMRLKNEETCNLRYYISS from the exons ATGGGTCTGGGTTTTAGGCTAAATCTCAAATTGgcttttccacttcattctcaTTTTCTTTCTAATTCTCCATCCAGGCTTTCTTCATCTTCTG TTAGAGGAAGGGAGTCTTGTATCAACCAAACAAGGTTATCTTATCTTTCTGCTATAATTGAAGAGGCTGAAACTGTCTCTATAGATCCTTGCAAGACATATGCTTGTGCCTCTGCAGTTCAGACCTTAGAGAATGAACATTCACAAGTTGAAGGAATTAAG ATGAATGTTAGCAAGAGATCTCCAGGTAGCTTAAATTATGCAGTTGATGATGCTGAAGCGTGTATGGAAGAGagctttttctttccaccttCAAACTCTAAAGATCCAACTTTGAGGTTCAGTTTGTTATTAGAAAATCTTACTATATTAGAAGAGTTATTTTCTGATACAGATAGGTTGAAGTTGGAAAGTGATATACTGCTACAATTAGGAAAGCTTGGGGCTTTAAATTTATTCAATACTTATCTAGCACGGACCCTTAGTACTACAAATGTTGATCTTCCTACTGAAAGTCTTGGAAAGTGTAAAAAGAATGGTGCAAGAAATGATAATGTGAATGAAGTTATCGTCCGCACTTcaagaaaggaagaaagaaaatcTAGAAGAGAAAGAGCCTCCTCAAAAAATGGCCACAAATTTCCTTTGTCATTGCCTTCAAAGTCCAGTCTTGGAAAGCCTGCATTTTCTTCTGCCGGAGTATCAAAATCAAAGAGTAGGAGATTGAAGATTGCTAGAAATGAGGCAGAAATGTCAAGGGGAGTAAAG GTGCTGTCGGACTTGGAAAATATCAGAACAACATTGGAAGAGGGAAGTGGGCGAGCAGTCACCATGAGTTGCTGGGCTGAAGCGGCTGAACTTGACGTGAAGGTGCTGCAGCAGCAGTTGCGTTATGGTTGGTATTGTAGGGATGAGCTCATCAGGAGCACTCGCAGCTTAGTTATATTTCTTGCAAGAAATTATAGGGGTATGGGAATAGCCTTGGAAGACTTAATCCAG GCTGGTAACTTGGGTGTCTTACAAGGTGCAGAAAGATTTGATCATACTAGGGGATATAGATTCTCAACATATGTACAGTACTGGATACGAAAATCAATGTCAAAGCTTGTGGCACTACATGCTAGAGGGATACAAATACCT TGTGCACTAAGCCGGGCAATGAACCAGATACAGAAAGCTAGAAAATCCATCAGCACGAGCCATGGGAGATACCCAGATGACAAAGAAATTGCAGAGTGCACTGGCCTTTCATTAGCAAGAATCGAATCAGCTAGCAAATGCCTTAGAGTTGTGGGTTCAATTGATCAGAAAATGGGAGAATGCTCCAACGTGAAGCAGATG GAATTTATCCCTGACACATCAATCTCGAATCCTGTGGAAGCTGTCACGAGAGAACACATGATAAAAGACATACATAATCTTTTAAGAGGCTTGGATTCAAGAGAGAGGCAAGTGTTAATTCTGAGATATGGGCTCACGGATCATCAACCAAAATCACTTGAGGAGATTGGAAAGCAATTCGGTGTGAGCAAAGAGTGGGTTCGGAGGTTACAGAAGAAAGTCACTATGAGACTTAAGAACGAAGAAACCTGCAATTTAAGATACTATATTAGTTCATAG